One part of the Ruegeria sp. AD91A genome encodes these proteins:
- a CDS encoding response regulator transcription factor, whose protein sequence is MVETSGKPIDIMLADSNPLVLSAMSEIFERDPRFSLVATSATAEGFLGTVMRIPVQVGVVDWTLPALGAAKLIEVLRDQAGAPRFVIYGDASGDVPRLAMQAGAAGFAARSGEVDVLLETCAEVAAGKMVFPFIDVRKMKQDPIQSLSRKERAILEALAQGMSNRELSKELQISTNTVKFHLSNIYEKLNVKNRTQAIAFFYSSHRGAD, encoded by the coding sequence ATGGTTGAAACATCGGGCAAACCCATCGACATCATGCTTGCCGACAGCAATCCGCTGGTTCTGTCTGCCATGTCGGAAATATTCGAACGTGATCCGCGATTCTCTCTGGTTGCCACGTCGGCGACGGCAGAAGGTTTTCTGGGAACGGTGATGCGGATACCTGTTCAGGTCGGCGTTGTGGACTGGACGCTTCCGGCCCTGGGCGCTGCCAAATTGATCGAGGTGTTGCGCGATCAGGCCGGTGCTCCGCGCTTTGTGATCTACGGCGATGCCTCCGGAGATGTCCCGCGATTGGCCATGCAGGCGGGTGCCGCTGGATTTGCTGCCCGCTCGGGCGAGGTTGACGTGCTTCTTGAGACCTGTGCCGAAGTGGCAGCAGGCAAGATGGTGTTTCCGTTCATCGACGTCCGGAAGATGAAACAGGATCCGATTCAAAGCCTTTCACGCAAGGAACGCGCCATTCTGGAGGCCTTGGCACAGGGGATGTCGAACCGGGAACTGTCCAAGGAACTTCAGATATCCACCAACACGGTCAAGTTTCACCTGTCAAATATCTATGAGAAGCTGAACGTCAAAAACAGAACACAAGCCATTGCGTTTTTCTATTCGTCCCACCGTGGCGCCGACTAG
- a CDS encoding Rossmann-like and DUF2520 domain-containing protein codes for MTEIKINVVGAGRVGKTLISLLDGTDGCRIQDVLSTSFHSANEAAQLSKTGRVAGSYADLRPADLWIISVPDTQISSVAHELKEAFENQEITGKPSVAFHCSGYYPAEQLASLRSFSWSLASVHPVLSFADTQAAAAQFKEALCGLEGDEEATAFIQPLLEGLGATCFPIRSESKSLYHAAAVISNNFAVVLQAIAREAWAEAGVPDETARKLNAGLLSSTVENVDLLGPQAALTGPAARGDEEVVARQGTDVAAWHRDAGEIYRQMSSLAQKLKETGFTK; via the coding sequence ATGACTGAAATCAAAATAAACGTTGTCGGTGCCGGGCGGGTCGGCAAAACGCTGATCAGCCTTCTGGATGGCACTGATGGCTGCCGTATTCAGGATGTTCTGAGCACATCCTTTCACTCGGCAAATGAAGCCGCCCAATTGTCCAAAACCGGGCGCGTTGCAGGAAGCTATGCCGATTTGCGACCCGCTGATCTGTGGATCATATCAGTGCCCGACACGCAAATTTCTTCGGTGGCCCACGAATTGAAAGAGGCGTTCGAGAACCAAGAAATAACCGGGAAGCCTTCAGTGGCGTTCCATTGCAGCGGCTATTATCCCGCCGAGCAACTGGCGTCGTTGCGCAGCTTCTCGTGGTCTCTGGCCAGCGTTCACCCCGTCCTGTCTTTCGCCGATACACAGGCCGCTGCCGCGCAATTCAAAGAGGCGCTGTGCGGGTTGGAAGGCGACGAAGAAGCCACAGCGTTCATTCAACCGCTTCTGGAAGGATTGGGGGCCACCTGTTTTCCCATCCGGTCTGAAAGCAAAAGCCTGTATCATGCAGCCGCTGTGATATCGAACAACTTCGCCGTTGTCTTGCAGGCCATCGCCCGCGAGGCGTGGGCCGAGGCGGGCGTGCCGGACGAAACTGCCCGCAAGCTCAACGCTGGTTTGTTGAGCAGCACAGTCGAAAACGTCGACCTTCTTGGGCCGCAAGCTGCCCTGACCGGTCCAGCGGCAAGAGGGGACGAAGAGGTCGTTGCCCGGCAGGGTACGGATGTAGCGGCGTGGCACCGCGATGCAGGTGAAATTTACAGGCAAATGAGTTCGCTGGCGCAGAAGCTGAAGGAAACCGGTTTCACGAAATAA